In a single window of the Coffea eugenioides isolate CCC68of chromosome 3, Ceug_1.0, whole genome shotgun sequence genome:
- the LOC113764623 gene encoding MDIS1-interacting receptor like kinase 2-like isoform X1, which produces MNELFGSIPAQIGNLSKLIYLDFSFNQLSREIPPEIGLLRNLQVLHLSQNHLSGPIPEELSHLVYLTEVDLNTNHINGTIPSSLANLVNLTYLSLYGNLLSGSIPPEIGNLSNLVTAFLSSNLLTGSIPPDLGNLSKLETLFLFQNNLSGSIPVELGQLKSLQNLSLFGNNLIGTIPTSLGNLTNLTVLHLYDNQLSGSIPEELSNLELLTDLELDRNELNGSIPKSFGDLSNLEFLFLRENQLSGSIPEELGKLAKLAVMEMDTNQFSGHLPEHLCQNGTLQNFTVSNNKLIGPIPISLKNCSSLFRARFQGNRLTGNLSEMFGIYPNLNFMDLSNNEFYGGLSGNWGRCPNLAALLLADNHITGQIPSELGNASQLHVLDLSSNDFTGEIPKQVMMLASMLNLYLQNNQLFGNIPEEVGQLKNLLYLDLSANFLRGSIPENFGGFQQLFYLNLSNNNLSQQIPPQMGELTRLSILDLSHNYITGEIPSEFRSLQSLEILNLSHNYLSGFLPKALAELPGSLHINISFNNFEGPIPYGKAFKNITIEELRGNKGLCGNITGLQVCESPQLSRKHVNGKGFNLVLVIVLPLLGSLLLLCAFFGALKVCRQRKRKTTENVEDADLFSITTYDGKAMYREIIKATEEFSEIFCIGEGGFGSVYKTVLPPSNLVAVKRLHLLPEKVYFDSFLNEIRALTNIKHRNIVKLYGFCSTSKHSLLVYEYLERGSLAKIFSVDEEAKELDWEKRVNIIKGVAHALSYMHHDCTPSIVHRDISSNNVLLDSEYEARLSDFGTAKFLRKDSSNWTTLGGTLGYVAPELAYTMRVTEKCDVYSFGILTLETIKGTHPGDIVANLMSSTPGNIELKDLLDQRLPHPTEETEKTIKLAKACLHVNPESRPTMHMISSLLSVGAPCRQQVGKY; this is translated from the exons ATGAATGAACTTTTTGGCAGCATACCAGCCCAGATTGGCAATCTCTCCAAGCTCATTTATCTCGATTTCTCGTTCAATCAGCTGTCACGAGAAATCCCACCCGAAATTGGGTTGTTACGAAATCTTCAAGTCCTCCATCTGAGCCAAAATCACTTGTCTGGTCCAATTCCTGAGGAATTAAGCCATTTAGTCTATCTTACTGAGGTTGATTTGAATACCAATCATATCAATGGCACAATTCCATCTTCCTTGGCAAATTTGGTTAACTTGACATACTTGTCTTTGTATGGAAACCTATTATCTGGTTCCATTCCTCCAGAAATAGGAAACTTATCCAATCTTGTCACTGCTTTTTTGAGCTCTAACCTTCTAACAGGTTCAATTCCACCTGATCTAGGTAACCTCAGTAAGTTGGAGACCTTGTTCCTTTTCCAAAACAATCTGTCCGGTTCCATTCCAGTTGAGTTAGGGCAGTTGAAATCACTTCAAAATTTGAGCTTGTTCGGAAATAATCTCATTGGCACAATTCCAACATCACTGGGTAATCTGACGAATTTGACTGTCCTCCATCTCTATGATAACCAACTCTCAGGCTCAATTCCTGAAGAGTTGAGCAACCTAGAGCTACTTACAGATTTGGAACTAGACAGGAATGAACTGAACGGTTCTATTCCTAAATCATTTGGTGATCTGAGCAACCTGGAATTTCTGTTTCTCCGTGAAAACCAGCTTTCTGGTTCCATTCCAGAGGAGCTAGGGAAGTTGGCAAAGTTGGCTGTGATGGAGATGGATACAAATCAATTCTCTGGTCATCTGCCGGAACATCTTTGCCAAAATGGAACACTTCAGAACTTCACGGTAAGCAACAACAAGCTGATAGGCCCAATCCCTATAAGCTTGAAAAATTGCTCAAGTTTATTTAGAGCTCGATTTCAGGGAAACCGGCTGACTGGGAATCTGTCAGAGATGTTTGGTATCTACCCGAACTTGAATTTCATGGATCTTAGCAACAATGAATTCTATGGCGGACTTTCTGGCAACTGGGGTAGATGCCCAAACTTGGCAGCTCTTTTGCTTGCCGACAATCACATCACAGGTCAGATCCCTTCAGAGCTGGGAAATGCATCTCAACTTCATGTACTTGATTTGTCTTCCAATGACTTTACTGGGGAAATTCCAAAGCAAGTTATGATGCTGGCTTCTATGCTCAATCTGTATCTACAAAATAACCAACTTTTTGGCAATATACCTGAAGAAGTAGGTCAGCTAAAAAATCTGCTTTATCTTGACCTGTCAGCAAATTTCTTGCGTGGATCTATCCCAGAAAATTTTGGAGGTTTCCAGCAATTATTTTACCTGAATTTGAGCAACAACAACTTGAGTCAACAGATTCCACCTCAGATGGGTGAGTTAACTCGACTTTCTATCTTGGATCTGAGTCATAATTACATCACAGGAGAAATACCATCTGAATTCAGAAGTTTACAGAGTCTAGAGATATTGAATCTTTCCCATAATTACCTCTCTGGTTTCCTTCCAAAGGCTTTGGCAGAGCTGCCTGGTTCTTTGCATATTAACATATCTTTCAATAACTTTGAGGGTCCAATTCCTTACGGCAAAGCCTTTAAAAATATTACCATAGAAGAACTGAGGGGAAACAAAGGTTTGTGTGGGAATATTACTGGTTTACAAGTATGTGAAAGTCCTCAATTGAGTAGAAAGCATGTAAACGGTAAGGGGTTCAATCTTGTTCTTGTAATTGTGCTCCCTCTTCTAGGATCACTCTTACTTCTTTGTGCATTCTTTGGAGCTCTTAAAGTTTGTcgacaaagaaaaagaaagaccACAGAGAATGTCGAGGATGCTGATTTGTTTTCCATAACCACCTATGATGGCAAAGCAATGTACCGAGAAATTATAAAAGCAACAGAAGAGTTTAGTGAAATATTCTGCATAGGGGAGGGAGGTTTTGGAAGTGTGTACAAAACAGTTCTTCCACCTTCTAACTTAGTAGCTGTAAAGAGACTTCATCTGTTGCCCGAGAAGGTCTACTTCGACAGTTTCTTGAACGAGATAAGAGCCTTGACAAACATCAAGCATAGAAACATTGTGAAACTCTATGGTTTCTGCTCAACTTCCAAACACTCCTTGTTGGTCTATGAGTACCTTGAGCGAGGTagcttggccaaaatttttaGCGTGGATGAAGAAGCCAAGGAACTAGACTGGGAAAAGAGGGTGAACATCATCAAAGGCGTGGCTCATGCCCTATCTTACATGCATCATGATTGCACGCCTTCAATAGTTCATCGGGACATATCAAGTAACAATGTTTTGCTTGATTCAGAATATGAGGCTCGTCTTTCAGACTTCGGCACTGCTAAATTTCTCAGGAAGGACTCATCCAATTGGACTACTCTTGGTGGCACACTTGGATATGTTGCACCAG AGCTTGCCTATACAATGAGAGTCACTGAAAAATGTGATGTCTATAGCTTTGGAATCTTGACATTGGAAACAATCAAAGGGACGCACCCTGGTGACATAGTTGCCAATCTAATGTCTTCAACACCTGGAAACATAGAACTCAAGGACTTGTTGGATCAGAGACTTCCGCATCCCACGGAAGAAACTGAAAAGACCATCAAACTAGCAAAGGCGTGTTTACATGTGAATCCAGAATCTAGGCCTACTATGCATATGATTTCTAGTTTGTTATCTGTTGGTGCACCATGTCGCCAACAAGTAGGTAAGTATTAG
- the LOC113764623 gene encoding MDIS1-interacting receptor like kinase 2-like isoform X3, whose translation MNELFGSIPAQIGNLSKLIYLDFSFNQLSREIPPEIGLLRNLQVLHLSQNHLSGPIPEELSHLVYLTEVDLNTNHINGTIPSSLANLVNLTYLSLYGNLLSGSIPPEIGNLSNLVTAFLSSNLLTGSIPPDLGNLSKLETLFLFQNNLSGSIPVELGQLKSLQNLSLFGNNLIGTIPTSLGNLTNLTVLHLYDNQLSGSIPEELSNLELLTDLELDRNELNGSIPKSFGDLSNLEFLFLRENQLSGSIPEELGKLAKLAVMEMDTNQFSGHLPEHLCQNGTLQNFTVSNNKLIGPIPISLKNCSSLFRARFQGNRLTGNLSEMFGIYPNLNFMDLSNNEFYGGLSGNWGRCPNLAALLLADNHITANFLRGSIPENFGGFQQLFYLNLSNNNLSQQIPPQMGELTRLSILDLSHNYITGEIPSEFRSLQSLEILNLSHNYLSGFLPKALAELPGSLHINISFNNFEGPIPYGKAFKNITIEELRGNKGLCGNITGLQVCESPQLSRKHVNGKGFNLVLVIVLPLLGSLLLLCAFFGALKVCRQRKRKTTENVEDADLFSITTYDGKAMYREIIKATEEFSEIFCIGEGGFGSVYKTVLPPSNLVAVKRLHLLPEKVYFDSFLNEIRALTNIKHRNIVKLYGFCSTSKHSLLVYEYLERGSLAKIFSVDEEAKELDWEKRVNIIKGVAHALSYMHHDCTPSIVHRDISSNNVLLDSEYEARLSDFGTAKFLRKDSSNWTTLGGTLGYVAPELAYTMRVTEKCDVYSFGILTLETIKGTHPGDIVANLMSSTPGNIELKDLLDQRLPHPTEETEKTIKLAKACLHVNPESRPTMHMISSLLSVGAPCRQQVGKY comes from the exons ATGAATGAACTTTTTGGCAGCATACCAGCCCAGATTGGCAATCTCTCCAAGCTCATTTATCTCGATTTCTCGTTCAATCAGCTGTCACGAGAAATCCCACCCGAAATTGGGTTGTTACGAAATCTTCAAGTCCTCCATCTGAGCCAAAATCACTTGTCTGGTCCAATTCCTGAGGAATTAAGCCATTTAGTCTATCTTACTGAGGTTGATTTGAATACCAATCATATCAATGGCACAATTCCATCTTCCTTGGCAAATTTGGTTAACTTGACATACTTGTCTTTGTATGGAAACCTATTATCTGGTTCCATTCCTCCAGAAATAGGAAACTTATCCAATCTTGTCACTGCTTTTTTGAGCTCTAACCTTCTAACAGGTTCAATTCCACCTGATCTAGGTAACCTCAGTAAGTTGGAGACCTTGTTCCTTTTCCAAAACAATCTGTCCGGTTCCATTCCAGTTGAGTTAGGGCAGTTGAAATCACTTCAAAATTTGAGCTTGTTCGGAAATAATCTCATTGGCACAATTCCAACATCACTGGGTAATCTGACGAATTTGACTGTCCTCCATCTCTATGATAACCAACTCTCAGGCTCAATTCCTGAAGAGTTGAGCAACCTAGAGCTACTTACAGATTTGGAACTAGACAGGAATGAACTGAACGGTTCTATTCCTAAATCATTTGGTGATCTGAGCAACCTGGAATTTCTGTTTCTCCGTGAAAACCAGCTTTCTGGTTCCATTCCAGAGGAGCTAGGGAAGTTGGCAAAGTTGGCTGTGATGGAGATGGATACAAATCAATTCTCTGGTCATCTGCCGGAACATCTTTGCCAAAATGGAACACTTCAGAACTTCACGGTAAGCAACAACAAGCTGATAGGCCCAATCCCTATAAGCTTGAAAAATTGCTCAAGTTTATTTAGAGCTCGATTTCAGGGAAACCGGCTGACTGGGAATCTGTCAGAGATGTTTGGTATCTACCCGAACTTGAATTTCATGGATCTTAGCAACAATGAATTCTATGGCGGACTTTCTGGCAACTGGGGTAGATGCCCAAACTTGGCAGCTCTTTTGCTTGCCGACAATCACATCACAG CAAATTTCTTGCGTGGATCTATCCCAGAAAATTTTGGAGGTTTCCAGCAATTATTTTACCTGAATTTGAGCAACAACAACTTGAGTCAACAGATTCCACCTCAGATGGGTGAGTTAACTCGACTTTCTATCTTGGATCTGAGTCATAATTACATCACAGGAGAAATACCATCTGAATTCAGAAGTTTACAGAGTCTAGAGATATTGAATCTTTCCCATAATTACCTCTCTGGTTTCCTTCCAAAGGCTTTGGCAGAGCTGCCTGGTTCTTTGCATATTAACATATCTTTCAATAACTTTGAGGGTCCAATTCCTTACGGCAAAGCCTTTAAAAATATTACCATAGAAGAACTGAGGGGAAACAAAGGTTTGTGTGGGAATATTACTGGTTTACAAGTATGTGAAAGTCCTCAATTGAGTAGAAAGCATGTAAACGGTAAGGGGTTCAATCTTGTTCTTGTAATTGTGCTCCCTCTTCTAGGATCACTCTTACTTCTTTGTGCATTCTTTGGAGCTCTTAAAGTTTGTcgacaaagaaaaagaaagaccACAGAGAATGTCGAGGATGCTGATTTGTTTTCCATAACCACCTATGATGGCAAAGCAATGTACCGAGAAATTATAAAAGCAACAGAAGAGTTTAGTGAAATATTCTGCATAGGGGAGGGAGGTTTTGGAAGTGTGTACAAAACAGTTCTTCCACCTTCTAACTTAGTAGCTGTAAAGAGACTTCATCTGTTGCCCGAGAAGGTCTACTTCGACAGTTTCTTGAACGAGATAAGAGCCTTGACAAACATCAAGCATAGAAACATTGTGAAACTCTATGGTTTCTGCTCAACTTCCAAACACTCCTTGTTGGTCTATGAGTACCTTGAGCGAGGTagcttggccaaaatttttaGCGTGGATGAAGAAGCCAAGGAACTAGACTGGGAAAAGAGGGTGAACATCATCAAAGGCGTGGCTCATGCCCTATCTTACATGCATCATGATTGCACGCCTTCAATAGTTCATCGGGACATATCAAGTAACAATGTTTTGCTTGATTCAGAATATGAGGCTCGTCTTTCAGACTTCGGCACTGCTAAATTTCTCAGGAAGGACTCATCCAATTGGACTACTCTTGGTGGCACACTTGGATATGTTGCACCAG AGCTTGCCTATACAATGAGAGTCACTGAAAAATGTGATGTCTATAGCTTTGGAATCTTGACATTGGAAACAATCAAAGGGACGCACCCTGGTGACATAGTTGCCAATCTAATGTCTTCAACACCTGGAAACATAGAACTCAAGGACTTGTTGGATCAGAGACTTCCGCATCCCACGGAAGAAACTGAAAAGACCATCAAACTAGCAAAGGCGTGTTTACATGTGAATCCAGAATCTAGGCCTACTATGCATATGATTTCTAGTTTGTTATCTGTTGGTGCACCATGTCGCCAACAAGTAGGTAAGTATTAG
- the LOC113764623 gene encoding MDIS1-interacting receptor like kinase 2-like isoform X2 produces the protein MNELFGSIPAQIGNLSKLIYLDFSFNQLSREIPPEIGLLRNLQVLHLSQNHLSGPIPEELSHLVYLTEVDLNTNHINGTIPSSLANLVNLTYLSLYGNLLSGSIPPEIGNLSNLVTAFLSSNLLTGSIPPDLGNLSKLETLFLFQNNLSGSIPVELGQLKSLQNLSLFGNNLIGTIPTSLGNLTNLTVLHLYDNQLSGSIPEELSNLELLTDLELDRNELNGSIPKSFGDLSNLEFLFLRENQLSGSIPEELGKLAKLAVMEMDTNQFSGHLPEHLCQNGTLQNFTGNRLTGNLSEMFGIYPNLNFMDLSNNEFYGGLSGNWGRCPNLAALLLADNHITGQIPSELGNASQLHVLDLSSNDFTGEIPKQVMMLASMLNLYLQNNQLFGNIPEEVGQLKNLLYLDLSANFLRGSIPENFGGFQQLFYLNLSNNNLSQQIPPQMGELTRLSILDLSHNYITGEIPSEFRSLQSLEILNLSHNYLSGFLPKALAELPGSLHINISFNNFEGPIPYGKAFKNITIEELRGNKGLCGNITGLQVCESPQLSRKHVNGKGFNLVLVIVLPLLGSLLLLCAFFGALKVCRQRKRKTTENVEDADLFSITTYDGKAMYREIIKATEEFSEIFCIGEGGFGSVYKTVLPPSNLVAVKRLHLLPEKVYFDSFLNEIRALTNIKHRNIVKLYGFCSTSKHSLLVYEYLERGSLAKIFSVDEEAKELDWEKRVNIIKGVAHALSYMHHDCTPSIVHRDISSNNVLLDSEYEARLSDFGTAKFLRKDSSNWTTLGGTLGYVAPELAYTMRVTEKCDVYSFGILTLETIKGTHPGDIVANLMSSTPGNIELKDLLDQRLPHPTEETEKTIKLAKACLHVNPESRPTMHMISSLLSVGAPCRQQVGKY, from the exons ATGAATGAACTTTTTGGCAGCATACCAGCCCAGATTGGCAATCTCTCCAAGCTCATTTATCTCGATTTCTCGTTCAATCAGCTGTCACGAGAAATCCCACCCGAAATTGGGTTGTTACGAAATCTTCAAGTCCTCCATCTGAGCCAAAATCACTTGTCTGGTCCAATTCCTGAGGAATTAAGCCATTTAGTCTATCTTACTGAGGTTGATTTGAATACCAATCATATCAATGGCACAATTCCATCTTCCTTGGCAAATTTGGTTAACTTGACATACTTGTCTTTGTATGGAAACCTATTATCTGGTTCCATTCCTCCAGAAATAGGAAACTTATCCAATCTTGTCACTGCTTTTTTGAGCTCTAACCTTCTAACAGGTTCAATTCCACCTGATCTAGGTAACCTCAGTAAGTTGGAGACCTTGTTCCTTTTCCAAAACAATCTGTCCGGTTCCATTCCAGTTGAGTTAGGGCAGTTGAAATCACTTCAAAATTTGAGCTTGTTCGGAAATAATCTCATTGGCACAATTCCAACATCACTGGGTAATCTGACGAATTTGACTGTCCTCCATCTCTATGATAACCAACTCTCAGGCTCAATTCCTGAAGAGTTGAGCAACCTAGAGCTACTTACAGATTTGGAACTAGACAGGAATGAACTGAACGGTTCTATTCCTAAATCATTTGGTGATCTGAGCAACCTGGAATTTCTGTTTCTCCGTGAAAACCAGCTTTCTGGTTCCATTCCAGAGGAGCTAGGGAAGTTGGCAAAGTTGGCTGTGATGGAGATGGATACAAATCAATTCTCTGGTCATCTGCCGGAACATCTTTGCCAAAATGGAACACTTCAGAACTTCACG GGAAACCGGCTGACTGGGAATCTGTCAGAGATGTTTGGTATCTACCCGAACTTGAATTTCATGGATCTTAGCAACAATGAATTCTATGGCGGACTTTCTGGCAACTGGGGTAGATGCCCAAACTTGGCAGCTCTTTTGCTTGCCGACAATCACATCACAGGTCAGATCCCTTCAGAGCTGGGAAATGCATCTCAACTTCATGTACTTGATTTGTCTTCCAATGACTTTACTGGGGAAATTCCAAAGCAAGTTATGATGCTGGCTTCTATGCTCAATCTGTATCTACAAAATAACCAACTTTTTGGCAATATACCTGAAGAAGTAGGTCAGCTAAAAAATCTGCTTTATCTTGACCTGTCAGCAAATTTCTTGCGTGGATCTATCCCAGAAAATTTTGGAGGTTTCCAGCAATTATTTTACCTGAATTTGAGCAACAACAACTTGAGTCAACAGATTCCACCTCAGATGGGTGAGTTAACTCGACTTTCTATCTTGGATCTGAGTCATAATTACATCACAGGAGAAATACCATCTGAATTCAGAAGTTTACAGAGTCTAGAGATATTGAATCTTTCCCATAATTACCTCTCTGGTTTCCTTCCAAAGGCTTTGGCAGAGCTGCCTGGTTCTTTGCATATTAACATATCTTTCAATAACTTTGAGGGTCCAATTCCTTACGGCAAAGCCTTTAAAAATATTACCATAGAAGAACTGAGGGGAAACAAAGGTTTGTGTGGGAATATTACTGGTTTACAAGTATGTGAAAGTCCTCAATTGAGTAGAAAGCATGTAAACGGTAAGGGGTTCAATCTTGTTCTTGTAATTGTGCTCCCTCTTCTAGGATCACTCTTACTTCTTTGTGCATTCTTTGGAGCTCTTAAAGTTTGTcgacaaagaaaaagaaagaccACAGAGAATGTCGAGGATGCTGATTTGTTTTCCATAACCACCTATGATGGCAAAGCAATGTACCGAGAAATTATAAAAGCAACAGAAGAGTTTAGTGAAATATTCTGCATAGGGGAGGGAGGTTTTGGAAGTGTGTACAAAACAGTTCTTCCACCTTCTAACTTAGTAGCTGTAAAGAGACTTCATCTGTTGCCCGAGAAGGTCTACTTCGACAGTTTCTTGAACGAGATAAGAGCCTTGACAAACATCAAGCATAGAAACATTGTGAAACTCTATGGTTTCTGCTCAACTTCCAAACACTCCTTGTTGGTCTATGAGTACCTTGAGCGAGGTagcttggccaaaatttttaGCGTGGATGAAGAAGCCAAGGAACTAGACTGGGAAAAGAGGGTGAACATCATCAAAGGCGTGGCTCATGCCCTATCTTACATGCATCATGATTGCACGCCTTCAATAGTTCATCGGGACATATCAAGTAACAATGTTTTGCTTGATTCAGAATATGAGGCTCGTCTTTCAGACTTCGGCACTGCTAAATTTCTCAGGAAGGACTCATCCAATTGGACTACTCTTGGTGGCACACTTGGATATGTTGCACCAG AGCTTGCCTATACAATGAGAGTCACTGAAAAATGTGATGTCTATAGCTTTGGAATCTTGACATTGGAAACAATCAAAGGGACGCACCCTGGTGACATAGTTGCCAATCTAATGTCTTCAACACCTGGAAACATAGAACTCAAGGACTTGTTGGATCAGAGACTTCCGCATCCCACGGAAGAAACTGAAAAGACCATCAAACTAGCAAAGGCGTGTTTACATGTGAATCCAGAATCTAGGCCTACTATGCATATGATTTCTAGTTTGTTATCTGTTGGTGCACCATGTCGCCAACAAGTAGGTAAGTATTAG